The following proteins are encoded in a genomic region of Fragaria vesca subsp. vesca unplaced genomic scaffold, FraVesHawaii_1.0 scf0510138, whole genome shotgun sequence:
- the LOC101304928 gene encoding uncharacterized protein LOC101304928, giving the protein MDIAESTAIEILEHFTRAIWNVYHEHYLRRPTPADLRRLLDKAAERGFPGMIGSLDCMHWQWKNCPTGWGGQYTGYKGKPTIILEAVASYDTWIWHAFFGLLGSLNDINVLGQSPLFNDVARGETPQ; this is encoded by the coding sequence ATGGATATTGCAGAATCCACTGCCATCGAGATTTTAGAACACTTCACCAGAGCAATATGGAATGTGTACCATGAGCATTATCTCCGCCGACCAACACCGGCTGATCTGCGACGACTTCTCGACAAGGCAGCAGAAAGAGGATTTCCAGGAATGATCGGGAGCCTCGATTGTATGCACTGGCAGTGGAAAAATTGTCCCACCGGATGGGGAGGCCAGTATACTGGCTATAAGGGGAAACCAACAATCATCTTAGAGGCAGTGGCATCCTACGATACTTGGATTTGGCACGCCTTCTTCGGCCTTCTAGGTTCCCTAAACGACATTAATGTCCTTGGACAGTCACCTTTGTTTAATGATGTGGCTCGTGGTGAAACTCCTCAG